In Simplicispira sp. 125, one DNA window encodes the following:
- a CDS encoding thymidine phosphorylase family protein: protein MNALAAHLPHGAGLIARRAGILTYQSPVVYMRVDCEICRSEGFEAQTRVEIEWDGRTVIATVHHVAAEWLGHGEAGLSEPAWRALGLSGGEMLAIRHPPVLESERHIRGKTYGAPLDYEKLKTIMLDVAAGRLSDLHLASFVTATAGGRMSHEETVALTRAMIDVGERLHWPFSPVMDKHCVGGLPGNRTTPLVVAIVTACGLVMPKTSSRAITSPAGTADTMETLAPVNLDLQAMRRVVEKVGGCIVWGGSVQLSPADDVLIRVSRPLDLDGAAQLVASVLSKKAAAGSERVLIDIPVGPTAKVRSEQAADELGDLLKHVGEAVGLQLRVVRTDGTQPVGRGVGPALEARDVLAVLQRGSAAPADLRERALLLAGHLLEMGGKAGPGAGYLLAQQALDSGQAWTQFVAICEAQGGLRQPPVAPHMRPCLAGVAGVVTAVDNRKLAMVAKLAGAPGAPAAGITLEVKLGDRIARGQPLFHVHAQTTGELEYAQSYANRQQGLVTIKETA, encoded by the coding sequence ATGAACGCGCTGGCTGCCCATCTGCCGCATGGCGCGGGGCTGATCGCACGCCGCGCGGGGATCCTCACGTACCAGTCGCCGGTTGTCTACATGCGGGTCGACTGCGAAATCTGCCGTTCGGAAGGGTTCGAGGCCCAGACGCGCGTGGAGATCGAATGGGATGGTCGAACGGTCATCGCCACTGTGCACCACGTGGCCGCTGAATGGCTAGGCCACGGAGAAGCGGGCCTGTCGGAGCCTGCCTGGCGGGCTCTCGGCCTCTCTGGGGGCGAGATGCTCGCTATCCGCCATCCCCCGGTGCTCGAATCCGAGCGGCATATCCGCGGCAAAACCTATGGTGCGCCGCTGGACTATGAGAAGCTCAAAACCATCATGCTCGATGTGGCAGCTGGCCGGTTGTCCGACCTGCACCTGGCGTCCTTCGTCACCGCCACGGCGGGTGGCCGGATGTCGCACGAGGAGACGGTCGCCCTCACCCGCGCCATGATCGACGTCGGCGAGCGGCTGCACTGGCCATTCTCGCCGGTGATGGACAAGCATTGCGTTGGGGGGCTGCCTGGCAACCGGACGACGCCGCTGGTGGTGGCCATCGTCACCGCCTGCGGTCTGGTCATGCCCAAGACGTCCTCCCGGGCCATTACCTCTCCGGCGGGTACCGCGGACACCATGGAAACCCTGGCGCCAGTCAACCTGGATCTGCAGGCCATGCGCCGGGTGGTCGAGAAGGTCGGCGGTTGCATCGTCTGGGGAGGCTCCGTGCAGCTGAGCCCGGCGGACGACGTGTTGATCCGTGTCTCGCGTCCGCTCGACCTCGATGGCGCCGCGCAACTGGTCGCCTCTGTGTTGTCTAAAAAGGCAGCGGCGGGGTCGGAGCGCGTGCTGATCGATATTCCGGTCGGCCCGACGGCCAAGGTTCGATCCGAACAAGCGGCAGATGAACTCGGCGACCTCCTGAAGCATGTCGGCGAGGCGGTAGGCTTGCAATTGCGTGTCGTCCGCACCGACGGCACGCAGCCTGTCGGTCGAGGCGTCGGTCCCGCCCTAGAGGCGCGGGATGTCCTCGCCGTCCTGCAAAGGGGCTCTGCAGCTCCGGCAGATCTGCGCGAGCGGGCGTTGCTGCTCGCCGGACACCTTCTGGAGATGGGCGGAAAAGCCGGCCCCGGTGCGGGCTATTTGCTTGCGCAGCAGGCGCTGGACAGCGGGCAGGCCTGGACCCAGTTTGTTGCCATCTGCGAGGCGCAGGGTGGCCTGCGCCAGCCGCCCGTGGCACCGCACATGCGACCGTGCCTTGCCGGTGTAGCGGGCGTGGTTACCGCCGTCGACAACCGGAAGCTGGCGATGGTTGCCAAGTTGGCAGGAGCGCCAGGGGCGCCGGCCGCAGGCATCACGCTGGAAGTGAAGCTCGGGGATCGGATCGCGCGCGGCCAGCCGCTGTTCCACGTTCATGCCCAGACCACCGGAGAGCTGGAGTACGCGCAGTCCTATGCAAACCGCCAGCAGGGGCTGGTCACCATCAAGGAAACAGCATGA
- a CDS encoding DUF6629 family protein — MCFSATASLTAGTFLLGVGMMTTRMARTGGERAYAAIPLLFAIQQLTEGVVWLNFGWGIDAVTAAATQLYSFFSHVLWPVYVPVVAWLIEPDRNRRRVLAVICLAGLGVGAYLLYAMFAYPIVATPVGGHIDYASPHFYIAASMGLYLTATTVSLILSSHRWVKLFGVLCLGSAVAAYAFYAHWFISVWCFFAAAMSIVVALHLIAARGETSALVENAR, encoded by the coding sequence ATGTGCTTTTCAGCGACCGCCAGCCTGACAGCCGGTACTTTCCTCTTGGGCGTGGGCATGATGACCACGCGCATGGCCCGTACCGGTGGAGAGCGGGCTTATGCGGCGATCCCACTGCTGTTTGCCATCCAGCAGCTTACAGAAGGCGTGGTCTGGCTCAACTTCGGCTGGGGCATTGACGCGGTGACAGCAGCGGCGACACAGCTGTATTCCTTCTTCTCGCACGTGCTCTGGCCCGTATACGTGCCTGTTGTGGCATGGCTGATCGAGCCTGACCGCAACCGGCGACGCGTCCTGGCCGTCATCTGCCTCGCCGGGCTCGGGGTCGGGGCATACCTGCTGTACGCGATGTTTGCCTACCCCATCGTCGCCACCCCGGTTGGAGGCCATATCGACTACGCATCCCCACATTTCTACATCGCAGCCTCCATGGGCCTTTATCTGACGGCGACGACCGTAAGCCTGATTCTTTCAAGCCACCGCTGGGTCAAACTGTTCGGCGTGCTTTGCCTCGGGTCGGCCGTAGCGGCGTACGCCTTCTACGCCCACTGGTTCATCTCCGTCTGGTGCTTCTTCGCGGCGGCAATGAGCATCGTTGTTGCACTGCATCTGATCGCCGCGCGAGGCGAAACCTCTGCCTTGGTGGAGAACGCTCGATGA
- a CDS encoding ribose-phosphate pyrophosphokinase, translating to MNMIILPAPGAEQAAADLAVHLQALVGRVEARHFPDGESYLRLHDDLSGKDVVVVASLRDPDPQALRLWYLAQTARELGASRVGIVTPYLPYMRQDKRFQPGEAVTSVTFARFLSQAFDWLVTVDPHLHRRASLDEVYSIPAENVASAPAIARWVAAHVPEPVIVGPDSESEQWASDVAARVGCPFIVLSKRRLGDRSVEISVPKVEAHAGRRPVLIDDIISSARTMAVAVRQVRSVFKNDPVCIGVHAVFALDAMQLLEDAGAASVVTCNTLPHPSNGIDVMGDVAQAVRARVGSVSG from the coding sequence ATGAACATGATCATTCTTCCCGCACCTGGCGCCGAGCAGGCGGCGGCCGATCTCGCGGTGCACCTGCAGGCCCTGGTCGGCCGAGTGGAGGCGCGTCACTTCCCCGACGGCGAGTCCTACCTGCGGCTGCACGACGATCTCTCTGGTAAGGACGTTGTGGTCGTTGCATCCCTGCGCGACCCAGATCCGCAGGCGCTGCGCCTGTGGTACCTGGCGCAGACCGCCCGTGAACTGGGCGCCAGCCGGGTCGGTATTGTTACTCCCTACTTGCCCTATATGCGCCAGGACAAGCGCTTCCAGCCAGGCGAGGCCGTAACTTCCGTGACCTTCGCTCGCTTCTTGTCGCAGGCGTTCGATTGGCTGGTGACGGTTGATCCGCACCTGCATCGCCGCGCCTCGCTCGACGAGGTGTACTCGATTCCGGCCGAGAACGTGGCCAGTGCACCTGCGATCGCGCGCTGGGTGGCCGCCCACGTCCCAGAGCCGGTGATCGTTGGCCCAGATTCAGAAAGCGAGCAGTGGGCCAGCGACGTAGCTGCTCGCGTCGGCTGTCCATTCATTGTCCTGTCCAAGCGCAGGCTCGGTGACCGTAGTGTCGAGATCAGCGTACCCAAGGTCGAGGCACACGCAGGCCGCCGTCCTGTGCTGATCGACGACATCATCTCCAGTGCACGCACGATGGCTGTGGCTGTGCGGCAGGTGCGATCGGTGTTCAAGAACGATCCCGTGTGCATCGGCGTGCATGCGGTGTTCGCCCTAGATGCAATGCAGCTGCTTGAGGACGCCGGCGCGGCCAGCGTGGTGACCTGCAATACGCTGCCGCATCCGAGCAACGGCATCGACGTAATGGGCGACGTGGCCCAGGCCGTTCGTGCGCGAGTAGGCAGCGTGTCGGGATAG
- a CDS encoding MBL fold metallo-hydrolase, which translates to MRITFLGAAGTVTGSKYLLEHGGKRVLVDCGLFQGLKQLRLRNWDVFPLQPETIDAVVLTHAHIDHSGYLPALARQGFRGPVFCTEATRDLCALLLPDSGHLQEEDALYANRRGFSKHSPALPLYTEQDARKTLRLFQPQQFDAEFEPVEGLRMRFSLAGHILGAASVHVQWGSGSLLFSGDLGRDEDVVMRPPESPPAADYVVMESTYGDRSHEKEDPATAFAEVINRTAARGGVVIVPAFAVGRAQSLMYVLATLKREGRIPDLPAFLNSPMAADTTELYHKHRSQHRLTPDQCRMMCTAAKVVNSVEESRKLNDMRYPAVIISASGMATGGRVVHHLKAMAPNPRNTILLAGYQAAGTRGAALVNGAKQIKIHGDYVPVRAEVASLGSLSAHADREELLRWVGRMPQPPKRVFVTHGESVAADSLRLAIQEQHGGACTVPEHMQAVELG; encoded by the coding sequence ATGCGAATTACTTTCCTGGGTGCCGCGGGCACTGTCACCGGATCGAAATACCTGCTGGAGCACGGGGGCAAGCGCGTGCTGGTCGACTGCGGGCTGTTCCAGGGCTTGAAGCAGCTGCGGCTGCGCAACTGGGATGTCTTCCCGCTGCAGCCTGAGACGATCGATGCTGTCGTGCTCACCCACGCGCACATCGACCATAGTGGTTACCTGCCCGCACTGGCGCGCCAGGGGTTCAGAGGCCCGGTGTTTTGCACCGAAGCCACGCGCGACCTCTGCGCGTTGCTGCTGCCGGATTCGGGGCACCTGCAGGAGGAAGATGCGCTCTACGCCAATCGTCGCGGTTTCTCGAAGCACAGTCCGGCCCTGCCTCTTTACACGGAACAGGACGCCCGCAAGACCTTGCGCCTGTTCCAGCCTCAGCAGTTCGACGCCGAGTTCGAGCCGGTCGAGGGGCTGCGAATGCGTTTCTCGCTCGCCGGCCACATCCTTGGTGCCGCCAGCGTTCATGTGCAGTGGGGTTCAGGGTCGTTGCTGTTTTCGGGCGACCTTGGGCGCGACGAGGACGTCGTCATGCGGCCGCCGGAGTCACCGCCTGCGGCGGACTACGTCGTCATGGAATCGACCTATGGCGACCGATCGCATGAGAAGGAAGATCCCGCCACTGCTTTTGCAGAGGTGATCAACCGCACTGCAGCGCGCGGAGGTGTGGTCATCGTCCCCGCCTTTGCGGTCGGACGAGCGCAGTCACTCATGTACGTGCTGGCCACCCTGAAGCGCGAAGGCCGCATTCCAGACCTGCCGGCTTTCCTTAATAGCCCGATGGCCGCCGATACGACGGAGCTGTACCACAAACACCGTTCGCAGCACCGGTTGACGCCCGACCAGTGCCGGATGATGTGCACCGCAGCCAAGGTGGTGAACTCTGTGGAGGAGTCGCGCAAGCTGAACGACATGCGCTATCCCGCCGTCATCATTTCGGCCAGCGGCATGGCCACCGGCGGGCGCGTAGTGCACCACCTGAAGGCGATGGCACCGAACCCGCGCAACACCATCCTGCTGGCCGGCTATCAGGCTGCCGGGACACGTGGCGCAGCGCTCGTTAACGGCGCAAAGCAGATCAAGATTCACGGCGACTACGTTCCCGTTCGCGCGGAAGTCGCTAGCCTGGGCTCCTTGTCCGCACATGCTGACCGGGAGGAGCTGCTGCGCTGGGTGGGACGGATGCCGCAGCCGCCCAAGCGGGTGTTTGTCACCCACGGCGAGTCTGTCGCTGCCGACAGCTTACGCCTCGCCATCCAGGAACAGCATGGCGGGGCATGCACTGTCCCGGAGCATATGCAAGCCGTGGAGCTGGGATGA
- a CDS encoding DUF4010 domain-containing protein gives MNPDLIKLGSAAQALGGALGVGLLVGLERGWRDRDLPEGGRVAGLRTFALIGLLGGLLALLSSNPELLLAAGLLGIVLLFAVSFRRASEASGTLSITTAVAAMATFCLGALAASGQAILAVGAAVVVALLLDLKPVLHRWLRLIQPAELNALLQMGVLTAVVLPLLPDRGYGPYAALNPYQLWFAVVLIAGLSLLGHVAVRLKGEQQGLLWTGLLGGLASSTAATLALARTARNQPGWHVPVAAAIVAACGVMFLRMAVVVAVLQPSLAPRMGLFLVLLAAAAFLFAGWQWRRRQASGPATQQASRRLFDLPTALGFGVVLGVVAVAARAAREALGTAGVYAVAFVSGLADVDAILVSSVQMLAQGDLPAATTAIAILLAVSANMLTKATLAWTIAGRAVGVRVAAGYVVIALVGLAAAAFQAL, from the coding sequence ATGAACCCGGATCTCATCAAACTTGGAAGCGCCGCACAAGCGTTGGGCGGCGCGCTCGGCGTGGGGCTGCTGGTGGGGCTGGAGCGCGGCTGGCGCGACCGCGATTTGCCCGAGGGCGGTCGCGTCGCGGGGCTGCGAACATTCGCCCTCATCGGCTTGCTGGGCGGGCTTCTCGCTCTGCTCTCCTCAAACCCCGAGCTACTTCTTGCCGCCGGCCTGCTCGGCATCGTCCTGCTGTTTGCCGTTTCCTTCAGGCGTGCATCGGAGGCCTCCGGCACCCTCAGCATCACGACAGCTGTCGCAGCAATGGCCACCTTCTGTCTGGGCGCTTTGGCCGCAAGCGGTCAGGCCATCCTCGCCGTGGGGGCGGCCGTGGTCGTCGCGTTGCTGCTCGATCTGAAACCAGTGCTGCACCGCTGGCTGCGCCTGATCCAGCCGGCCGAACTGAATGCCCTCCTGCAAATGGGCGTGCTCACCGCCGTGGTGCTGCCGCTGCTCCCGGACCGGGGCTATGGGCCCTACGCTGCCCTCAACCCCTACCAGCTGTGGTTCGCAGTGGTCCTGATCGCGGGGCTGTCGCTGCTCGGCCACGTGGCGGTGCGGCTCAAGGGGGAGCAACAGGGGTTGCTCTGGACGGGACTGCTGGGCGGCCTCGCGTCTTCCACCGCTGCGACGCTGGCGCTTGCTCGGACCGCAAGGAACCAACCAGGCTGGCATGTGCCCGTGGCCGCGGCGATCGTCGCTGCCTGCGGCGTGATGTTCCTGCGTATGGCCGTGGTCGTCGCCGTCCTGCAGCCCAGTCTCGCGCCTCGCATGGGCCTGTTCCTGGTGCTGCTCGCCGCGGCGGCGTTCCTCTTTGCGGGATGGCAATGGCGCCGCCGGCAAGCCAGCGGTCCGGCCACACAGCAGGCCTCGCGCCGCCTCTTCGACCTGCCCACGGCGCTCGGATTCGGCGTCGTGCTCGGCGTGGTAGCCGTGGCTGCCCGGGCCGCGCGCGAGGCCCTTGGCACGGCCGGCGTGTACGCCGTCGCATTCGTCTCCGGTCTGGCTGACGTGGATGCCATCCTGGTCTCCAGCGTGCAGATGCTGGCGCAGGGCGACCTCCCGGCTGCCACTACTGCCATCGCCATCCTACTTGCCGTCTCTGCCAACATGCTCACCAAGGCGACCCTCGCCTGGACCATTGCCGGCCGCGCGGTGGGTGTCCGGGTGGCGGCGGGCTATGTGGTGATAGCCCTCGTCGGCTTGGCGGCGGCAGCTTTCCAGGCGCTCTGA